The following coding sequences lie in one Paraburkholderia largidicola genomic window:
- a CDS encoding beta-glucosidase yields the protein MLLGWISNFRSASRRSILLSLVAIVFAGLPIARGAEATLDVKNPPGSLIARGPGNMKILFGTPPQTQAGSGTLVVALVPYDRDGVLLGDPIASYRQSIRFTPQGADQSVNIKIPRAGLFAVDAKLIASGGETVASKRINIAAIVPRNTPPFSDFGVVTHFAQGKGSPDIVLPLVKAAGFSWIRDEIYWDRIEQKPGAFAFPSSYDEYINATSKFGISPLVVLAYGNEKVYPEYFKGGQSFPQTAEGRQRFVRYVDEVVRRYGAKVKYWEIWNEPAFAQIGYPDYVALLKAVYGQIKQRNPDATVIACGGGGAGGGPGGDCFLATVKDGALEYQDAVSVHPYMSPHIPETGYPTAGGAVSSVSIPTVWPYLHQLLDQNPKAGGRRVQLWITELGWPSRPASDGLNDASQAANLVRSYLLSRRYGGVNAMFWYDFVDDGRDESNREDNFGMLKNDLSPKPAYVAAATLSATLGSRSWNSALVDDADVKIYQYGKSSPVIVGWTTQSVGRVVSVHVPAGDYVQRDWQGVESPVTVAASDFKWTLGPLPAYLLPKAVAR from the coding sequence ATGCTGTTGGGCTGGATTTCGAACTTCCGGAGCGCGTCAAGGCGATCCATCCTGCTTTCACTCGTCGCGATCGTGTTCGCGGGTTTGCCGATTGCGCGAGGCGCCGAGGCGACGCTCGATGTGAAGAATCCACCGGGATCGCTGATTGCGCGCGGGCCGGGAAACATGAAGATCCTGTTCGGAACACCGCCTCAGACGCAAGCGGGTAGTGGCACGCTTGTCGTCGCACTCGTTCCTTACGATCGCGATGGAGTGCTTCTGGGCGACCCGATCGCCTCATACCGGCAGTCGATCAGATTCACGCCGCAGGGTGCCGACCAGTCAGTCAACATCAAGATTCCGCGAGCTGGTCTGTTTGCCGTCGATGCGAAGCTGATTGCATCGGGAGGCGAGACAGTCGCGTCGAAGCGCATCAACATCGCGGCGATTGTCCCGCGCAACACGCCACCGTTTTCCGACTTCGGCGTCGTGACGCATTTCGCGCAGGGTAAAGGTTCACCGGACATCGTGTTGCCCCTCGTCAAGGCAGCAGGCTTTTCATGGATCCGCGACGAGATCTACTGGGACCGGATCGAGCAGAAGCCGGGCGCGTTTGCATTCCCCAGCAGCTACGACGAATACATAAACGCTACGTCGAAGTTCGGGATCTCACCGCTCGTCGTTCTGGCTTATGGCAACGAGAAGGTCTACCCCGAGTACTTCAAGGGCGGGCAGAGTTTTCCTCAAACGGCGGAGGGGCGTCAGCGCTTTGTCCGCTATGTGGATGAAGTGGTTCGCCGTTATGGAGCAAAGGTGAAGTATTGGGAGATATGGAATGAACCGGCGTTTGCGCAGATCGGTTACCCCGATTACGTGGCCCTGTTGAAAGCGGTCTACGGTCAAATCAAGCAACGTAACCCCGACGCGACCGTGATCGCGTGCGGTGGCGGCGGTGCGGGCGGCGGCCCTGGCGGAGACTGCTTCCTGGCAACGGTCAAAGACGGCGCGCTTGAATACCAGGACGCGGTCAGTGTTCACCCTTATATGTCGCCCCACATTCCAGAGACGGGATATCCAACCGCGGGTGGAGCCGTCTCATCGGTCAGCATCCCGACGGTCTGGCCTTATCTGCATCAGTTGCTCGATCAGAATCCAAAAGCCGGCGGACGGCGAGTCCAGCTGTGGATCACAGAACTGGGATGGCCTTCCAGGCCGGCGTCGGACGGGCTCAATGACGCCTCCCAGGCGGCGAATCTGGTCAGAAGCTATCTGCTTTCGAGGCGCTACGGCGGCGTCAATGCGATGTTCTGGTATGACTTTGTCGACGATGGCCGCGATGAATCGAACCGCGAAGACAACTTCGGCATGTTGAAAAACGATCTGTCGCCGAAGCCTGCCTATGTTGCTGCTGCAACCCTCTCTGCGACGCTGGGTAGCCGCAGCTGGAATAGCGCATTGGTCGATGACGCCGATGTGAAGATCTATCAGTACGGGAAATCAAGTCCCGTAATCGTCGGGTGGACTACGCAGTCGGTTGGGCGCGTGGTGTCAGTGCATGTGCCCGCCGGCGATTACGTGCAACGT